Proteins co-encoded in one Candidatus Manganitrophaceae bacterium genomic window:
- a CDS encoding PAS domain S-box protein, with translation MKPSNQRRINIGLGLTVLIFIVTTAVSHRSTVRLSATAEWVSHTRQVLEQIEALFSTLKDAETGERGYLITGDEIFLEPYHAAVSQVDRAFQSVRRLTADNPNQQKRFDLLAPLIAQKENRFKALIALRKSQGFLTPDQSAQMRQGKEEMDAIRRIIAEMKGEENLLLKTREEESAVQAQKTMQFLWLDGVIGLTIFCTVFYLLNREMSERRRAEEGLAKQTDLLQSIQASIGEGVVVAGLDGRFVSWNPAAEKIIELGKLEVGVEAWSERYGVFLPDQVTPYPPDRLPLARAIRGESVDADEQFLRNAKAPEGVWLSVTGRPLRDAAGALRGGVVVFRDVTGRKREEEELRRKDAFLNSIIENIPAMIFVKEARDLRFVQFNREGEALLGYSRDDLIGKNDYDFFPKAQADFFIAKDRQVLTEGRLVDIPEEPIETRHLGTRTLHTKKIPIHDREGKPLYLLGISEDITERKQAESKFRGLLESAPDAIVIVNRNGLIMVVNAQTERIFGYNRKALLGQPVEILVPERFHRQHPDHRAGYFREAGVRAMGAGLELYGRRSDGIEFPVEISLSPLETEEGRWTISAIRDITDRKRTEAERGKLTAQLEAANKELEAFSYSVSHDLRAPLRHINGFVELLKEHQGLALDEKSRHYLNTIVHSSKKMGNLIDDLLVFSRMAKTEMRIGRVDFNAMIREVAKELQPEIGDREIVWKIETLSKVAGDPAMLRQVWVNLISNAVKYSRTRARAEIEIGGRVDPKEHLFFVRDNGVGFDPQYAGKLFGVFQRLHRAEEFEGTGIGLANIRRIIHRHGGRTWAEGQLDRGAVFYFSLPRGPRGEEKRDG, from the coding sequence TGGGACTGACCGTCCTGATCTTCATCGTCACCACCGCCGTCTCCCATCGCAGCACGGTCCGGTTGAGCGCAACGGCCGAGTGGGTCTCGCATACCCGACAGGTTCTGGAGCAGATCGAAGCGCTTTTCTCCACCCTGAAGGATGCCGAGACCGGGGAGCGGGGATACCTCATTACCGGAGATGAGATCTTCCTGGAGCCCTATCACGCGGCGGTCTCCCAAGTTGATCGGGCCTTCCAGAGCGTCAGAAGACTCACCGCAGACAATCCGAACCAGCAAAAGCGGTTCGACCTCCTTGCGCCGCTGATTGCCCAAAAGGAAAATCGCTTCAAAGCGCTGATTGCATTGCGAAAGAGCCAGGGATTTTTGACCCCCGATCAGTCGGCGCAGATGCGGCAAGGGAAAGAGGAGATGGATGCCATCCGGCGGATCATCGCCGAGATGAAGGGGGAAGAGAATCTCCTGTTGAAAACCCGAGAGGAAGAGTCCGCGGTCCAGGCCCAAAAGACAATGCAGTTCTTGTGGCTCGACGGGGTGATCGGTCTCACGATTTTCTGCACTGTTTTCTATCTCCTGAATCGAGAGATGTCGGAGCGGCGGCGCGCGGAGGAGGGGCTGGCAAAACAGACCGATCTCCTCCAATCGATCCAGGCGAGCATTGGAGAAGGGGTCGTGGTCGCCGGCTTGGACGGCCGCTTCGTCAGTTGGAATCCCGCCGCGGAGAAGATCATCGAGCTTGGAAAATTGGAGGTCGGCGTGGAAGCGTGGTCGGAGCGGTACGGGGTCTTTTTGCCCGATCAAGTCACCCCTTATCCTCCCGACCGGCTCCCGCTGGCCCGCGCGATTCGCGGCGAATCGGTCGATGCCGATGAGCAGTTCTTGCGTAACGCGAAAGCCCCCGAGGGGGTCTGGCTGAGCGTGACGGGCCGGCCGTTGAGAGATGCGGCCGGGGCGCTTCGCGGCGGGGTCGTCGTTTTTCGGGATGTCACCGGGCGCAAACGGGAGGAAGAGGAATTACGTCGGAAGGATGCCTTTTTAAATTCAATTATCGAAAACATTCCGGCGATGATTTTCGTCAAAGAGGCGCGCGATCTCCGGTTCGTGCAATTTAATCGGGAGGGGGAGGCGCTCCTCGGCTATTCCCGGGACGACCTGATCGGCAAGAACGATTATGATTTTTTCCCCAAAGCGCAGGCCGACTTTTTCATCGCCAAAGATCGGCAGGTATTAACGGAGGGGAGGCTGGTCGATATTCCGGAAGAGCCGATTGAAACCCGCCACCTCGGGACGCGGACGCTCCATACCAAAAAGATCCCGATCCACGATCGGGAGGGGAAGCCGCTCTATCTTTTGGGCATCTCGGAAGACATCACCGAGCGCAAACAGGCGGAGTCGAAGTTTCGCGGATTGCTGGAATCGGCGCCCGATGCCATCGTCATCGTTAACCGCAACGGGCTCATTATGGTCGTCAACGCCCAGACCGAGCGGATCTTCGGCTACAACCGGAAGGCGTTGCTGGGCCAGCCGGTCGAGATCCTGGTGCCGGAGCGTTTCCATCGGCAACATCCGGATCACCGGGCCGGCTACTTCAGAGAGGCCGGGGTGCGTGCGATGGGGGCGGGGCTGGAGCTCTATGGGCGGCGAAGCGACGGCATCGAGTTTCCCGTCGAGATCAGTCTCAGTCCGCTGGAGACGGAAGAGGGGAGATGGACCATCAGCGCGATCCGCGACATCACCGACCGGAAGCGGACGGAAGCGGAGCGGGGTAAGCTGACCGCACAGCTGGAGGCGGCCAACAAAGAGCTGGAGGCGTTCAGCTATTCGGTCTCGCACGATCTGCGGGCGCCGTTGCGCCATATCAATGGATTCGTCGAGCTGCTGAAAGAACACCAAGGGCTTGCGCTCGATGAGAAAAGCCGGCATTACCTGAACACCATCGTCCACTCCTCCAAAAAAATGGGGAACCTGATCGACGATCTCCTCGTCTTCTCACGGATGGCGAAGACCGAGATGCGGATCGGAAGGGTCGATTTCAATGCGATGATTCGGGAGGTGGCCAAAGAGCTGCAGCCCGAGATCGGAGATCGGGAGATCGTCTGGAAAATCGAGACGCTCTCCAAGGTGGCCGGAGATCCGGCGATGTTGCGGCAGGTCTGGGTCAATCTGATCAGCAATGCGGTGAAATACAGCCGGACCCGCGCTCGCGCGGAAATTGAGATCGGCGGCCGCGTCGATCCGAAAGAGCACCTCTTTTTTGTCCGAGACAATGGGGTCGGATTCGACCCGCAGTATGCCGGGAAGCTCTTCGGGGTCTTTCAACGGTTGCATCGTGCGGAAGAATTTGAGGGAACCGGGATCGGGCTGGCGAACATCCGTCGGATCATTCACCGCCATGGCGGGCGGACCTGGGCCGAGGGGCAACTCGATCGCGGCGCCGTCTTTTACTTTTCATTGCCGAGGGGGCCAAGGGGGGAGGAGAAAAGGGATGGGTGA